In Acidisarcina polymorpha, the DNA window ATACTTGTCGGTCAATCTGACTGATATTGCGGAAACCTTCTTCACTGCAGGCTCCCGGGCTAACCGCAACCATGGACCGCCCCCACCCGAGCAAAGATCCAGTACCTTAGAAGTTCCGGCGCGATTAATGCTTCCAAGTAATCGGCCGAGAATCGGCTTATAGAAGTTCCCAAAGTTCCACAGCGACTGTAACCCGTCGGTCACCAAGTCTCTCAGAAAGTTGGGACATGCCGGATGATCGTGAATTTCTCGCAGATCTAAGCGTTGCATAGATTCAGTAATTTACCTTCCAGGAGGAAATATCGTGGACTTGAACTTAGGAAATACCTCGGCGGTCATGAACAGAGTGCAGAAAAGGAGTCGCTGGAAGTGAAAAGGGTTGACGGCGTTTTTTGGGAATGAGGAGGGATTGCATCACATCTTCGCTGGCATAGAGGCGCATCTCTCTTTCGTACTTCGATATAGCCTGTGTCAGGTTGCCCCGCCCTTTCGCTACGGTTAAGAGCGATCTACATAAAAGCTGGGCGTCTCGCAGGGCGGCATTGGCTCCTATACCGAAGACCGGCGTCGTGTTGCGCACCGCATTGCCGATCAGGGTGACGACGCTCGAGTCCCACAGGGGAGGTTCAGGCATAGCCTTTAAAGGAACGAGGAAAACACTTTCAAGTTCGCTATTGGACATTGTCACCCAAAGGCGGCCGTGCAAGTGCTGCGAGCGCTCCAATGCTAAATCGAGCAACTGCCTTGAGGAATACACTTCCACGTCCGGTGGAAGAGTGCCATCAGCCACCGTATAAGCCCAAACAACAAACGGCGCGACTTCAACTTCGATGGAGGGAACTTTGATGTCGACAGGTGCCCTCGACAATGCTAGGAACATCGAGCCAGTTGCGCGGGAGACCACGGTATTGGGCGACCCATCAAGCATAATGCCCGGTAAGGAGTCAGCCCAGCCAAGGTGGGTTCTTCCGACGATTAAGGATACTTTCGTGCTGACTTTCTCGACACCGGGTAGCAACTGCTTCCGCACGAGTGAATCACTTCCGTCAGCCCCCACCAGGACATCGGTTGTCTCTTGCGTGCCATCTTGGAAAGATACCCCTACTTTCCCGTCGGCTCGCACTTCGTAGCGATCGAAGACTTTCCCCCAACTCACGATGTCCGCGGGGACGCCCACGTGGGAAAGGCCCTGCAACAATATCCTGTGCAGTTCTACCCGGCTGATCGACATGAGGCTTTCGTCGATCAATTTCCCGTCTATCAGGTGTGACCCTCTGACGTCCGCCAGAATCCGCAGCTTCTCATCGAAGAACCGGTTTTGTCCACCAACCCGAACGCTCTTCTGAAGGAATGTCCTCCAGTTGGCCTTTGGAAGACATTCATACAATGCCTGTTGACCAAAGGGGTTGATGTGAATTCCATATCCTGGAAGCTCAAGTAAATCCCTAGCATTGCGCTCAAAAACCTTTACCTCAATCCCGCTTCGCAACAGACCGTGCGCGAGACAAGATCCGCCGACGCCGGCTCCAATGATAATGACCTTCATGATGCTTCCTTCCACAAGGCGGATCTTAGTGAGCCTGTTCTACTTCGGTCTGTCGCAATGCCTGGGCCGCGTCGGGCCGAGATATCGTCTTAGCGGATAACACGCGGTGCATAGTTGTTAAGAGGCGGTGTGTAGCAAGATACGGTATCAGCCTGGCCCGAAACAAAGGATCTTTACCGACCCATCGGCGATATTAAGGATTGCGCTCGCTCTTCGCCGTTCAAGAGCCTGCGAATGCTTCAAGTCGGATGCCATGCACGCGTGCCCCGTCCCTCTCCGGAGGGCCGGTAGGACGTAAGTACTCAACTCATGGTCTTAATGCCGTTTACTCGGAGTATTGCCTGTCTGTCGACGGTTGATCCCGCAATGGATTGTCGTTGATCTCTAGTCCGCCCTTCTTTTACAAACCTCCTTCCTACGTTGGCTGACCAGGCAGACGATCGCGATTATGCCGTAACTCCCGGGTAGCAAGTGAGCAATCGAACCGAGGGCCATCCAGCTTCTTGTGAACCATAAAACGCCTTTGCTAAAAAGCCAGAGCGTCGCTCTCAGATGCGTTGAGCCGGAACGCGGGCCGGGACGCAACAGATAACAGGTATGTACCAACCTGGCGAGAGCGGCTTGGTTGCCGTCTTACGCGTCGCGGATCAAGGCACAATGCTGAATAGACTTCTCACTCTAAAACTGCCATTCTTCAAGGCGCTCAGGCTTCCTGTTGTGGGCTTCGACTTAAACGGCGACGTTCGGTTCGCCGCGAACCGCCACTCACTTAAGGTAGGTTCTGCACGCTGTACTGCCTGTATCACAGCTTCTCGCAGAGCGTTACGTACCCTGACTGAAGGCCGACCATTACGGACTAGGAGAGAAAGAGCCTCCGTATCATGCAACGCGCGGCTGCACCCTGAACAATTCTCTACGTGAGACAGAACATCCACACATTCCTCCCCGGTGAGCTCGCCGTCGACGTAACACTGGATGCTCGCTTCAAACCCGGCGCAGGCACTCACTTTGTTTACAGATTGCATTGCTGTCGCACCCACTCTTTGCAGAATCAACTGCGGACCGTTAATTATTACAACTACACTTGTCTTGACAGAAACCATGACTTTATAAGCGTCTCGCGCAGACCTTTGGATCTAACATCTATTTAAGTGGCATCAGAGTCTGCCTGGAGAAGGCTTCTGTCTCTAGGCAGACTTGATCCTCCTTGGTTCAAGGAAGGCTAGAGTAGTTTAGATCTCGGCCAGGGTCGAGGCGGAGACGAAGACGTAATTTGACAACAAGGTGAGATGTCGGCGGCATGGGGTACACACCTCTACTCGCGCTTTGAGAACGTGCGGCCTCCTCGACATACAAGCTCAAAAACCAGAACTCGCCGCACATCTTATCAATCCTCGCATTCGTGTAACAAGTTCTCGCAAACTGAACGGCACGTCAAGTAATCGTCGGCCCCAGCTTCCAGGAGACGAACCTTTCCGTCGACGTGCGAGCTCTAGCCAAGAACCACCAGGGAGAGACCCGAGATCGAGGTCGCAATTCTCTTGCATAGCCCGTAACCCGCAGGTTCCGGGATCTGCAGGTCGACTATCACTGCTGAAAACCGTTTTCGGGCAAGCATCTCCAGACCAGCCAAGCCATCTGGGACGAGATCGACCTCGTATCCGGCCGAGGAGAAAAGATGGTCACGTTTCATTGCACACCTATCTTTCCTGACAAGTCGATCGCCGATTGCAGGCCGTTTTCAACGGCAGATTAAGGCAATTCGGTTTGACTGCTCTGTTTTCGTTTTCCCTTCCTTGGCAGACCTCGGCAACATAGGGTTATTGGCGTCCCGCAGACCAGCCTGAATGTGCGGCGGCTCTAGCAGCATCGCAAGCTTGGTACTCGTCTCCGCTTAGAGCAGAGTACCAAGCCTGACAGGAGCGGATCAGATAGCACGTGCCACCGTTACCTGGTAGCTGCGTCGGCCGCGACGGCTAGTTCATTTAGTGTTCGCAAAAATTTCTTACTTTGACCGACGAATAGCCCATCCGCCGTAAAGCTGGCGATTGTGGCTACGGCGCCCCCAAACTCGTCACTGAGTGGGCGGATCACGGAACATTTGGGAAGATTAGGTCTTATGAAATCGCAAGGTACCGGAAATATCAAGCTGGGCTGGGTTTGCGGGTTAAGCGGATGGAAAAAATCAGGAAACGTCAATCCTTCGTCTGTTACCGGCGCCACAGGTGCCTGGACTGCATTGCCTGCAAAATCGACCCACTCCAGAAAGTGAGCGATCTCATCTCCGCCGATGCCAAGCGTAATTCGAATCACTTCCGGATGCTTCGCTTTTTGGTTCATTGCTGCGTAGAGGCTCGATCCACCCTGTTCAATATAGCCAAAGTGAAAAGCAGCGGTATTCGCGATCACCTGAAGATGGGCGGCAGAGCCGTTCAGGTCAGCATCGTCGACAGGAATAGCGCGGCGATCGGTGATCTTGAGCGCCTGGGGGAAAGTTGCTCCAAAATCAGGGTTCTTCGCGCTTCGGTAGCGAGTGAACCAGCTTGTGTCGACATTGAGATGCATGAGGTTCGTGAGACGACCGATATTTTGCGCCCCCGTGGCCCGGCTCCCTTGGAGAGTGAGAAACTCGTCGAAATTGACCGGGTCTGCGCCATTCGATTCCAAATATCCGTTTAAGAAGGTAGCGTGACTAATCTCGTCGAGGGTGTTACTGGTGATGTATTGAGTAGCGTCGCCATCAAGATTCTGAAGCGCGGCCTGGTAGCTGTTCAGCGGTTGATTTGGGTCGACCTCAAGCGGAATCCCCGAGTTCAGACCACCTAACTCCGCATATTGTACCCAGAGGTCCGACTCTATGAGTTCTGCCGCCGCCAGGAACCTAAGAATAGCGACATCGCCGGCATCGAGCCTTCGGTTCTCTCCCCATTCCTGTGCTGCTGCCGCCGTTCCATTTGCCAACAAGCCCGTGCCGATTGTCGCTGCACCTCCCGCCAGAAGACCGCTCTTCATAAAAGAGCGGCGGTCGAGTGAACGCTTGATATTGTCCCGTGAGTTTTGCATTCCTGCCTGCCTTTCTAGCTAATGAAACTAGATGCAGGCGTTTTTATTCTGTCCTTATCGAGTTATCCCAACAATTTGTCTCGAGCCGACAGGGTTTACCGGTGACGGTGCTTGCGGTGGTCGCAGACAAACGATCGATCTCCGATGCAGAATACAGGAATCGACTAAGCGCCGCTTATGGTGACTAGAAATACGATCCCTCCAAAAGCTTTGCCACATTCCGGGGGGAGGCTGTCGTGATGATCCCATATTTATTAACAAATTCGAGAGGGGCTTCTATACTAATCTGCTCGTCGGGCGAGTCGCCGTGTGTAGGAAACAGAAGCACACGGACTTCCTAGCAGGGAGCTCATTATCGATCGCTCATTGGTGATCGATGCGTACTACACTTGTTTGATTTCTCCCCTCCGCTGCTCGTCTGTAAAAGCCCCTCATTTCAGTTGACGATGTGCCCTCTCTTTAAGTGCCGCCGTACCGGCTGACTTTCTCGATTGAAGTGAACCGTGAGTACTCCGAAGTGACTCCCGAACCATTTTCCGGGCTCTGGCCAGGCGTGACATAACGGTTCCGATTGGGATCGACAATGTGTCCGCAATTTCCCGGTAAGACGCATCCTCAACGTCACAGAGCAAAATGACGTCTCGAAGGATGGCGGGCAGCCGCTCGATTGCACCTCGAACAGCATCGATGTCGGAATGCCTGATGAGGAACGACTCCGGAGTGGCGGACGTTGTCGGCAGATCCTTCTCGGGGTCTAGTGCAAGGGTCATGCGCCGCTCAAGTTTTGAGCAGGAACCAAGAAATGTGTTTTTCAGAATTTGGAATATCCATGCCCGGAAATTGGTGCCAGGTTCAAACGACTTGTAGCCGCGCATTGCTTTCAGGTAGGTCTCTTGAACGAGATCCTCGGCATCGTTCTGATTCTGTGCAAGCCATCGCGCGAAGTTGTAAAGGGAATCGAACAAAGGAATGGCCAATTCTTCGAACCCGGCCAACGATCCATCGTCCTGCGAGGATGAAGGCCCGAAGTGGACCACACCCGGTAGCCTAAAGCCAAACGGTCTCAATTGCCTGCTCCTCGGGTCACACCTCAAAAGTGCACCCTTAGCCGCAAGGCATCAATTTACCCAGGCTTTTCCCCTCCTATCCTGTATATTGCCTGTCAAATGGCTCATTGTTAAGGCAGTTACCTCTGAACATATCCTTGGCAACGGTTTGCTGGCGTGGCTGTGTAGGGGATAGGGGCGGAGACTTCTCCTTGCATATTTACGAAACCTCGACTTGTCAAAGTGATAAACTCAGCAGGAAAAGCACCAATATGGAACCATCGCGGCAACACTTCCTCGTGCGGTTCGGTACCTTTGAGTTTTCTCTACAGTCGGGCGAGGTGCGGAGAGCGGGTGTCAGAATCAGGGTCCAACAGCAGCCGCTCAAACTGCTGGAGGTCTTGTTGGAACATCCCGGAGAGCTCGTCACCAGGGAGGAACTTCGCAGCCGGGTCTGGCCGACCGAGAGCTTTGGCGATGCCGACCAGGCGGTTAACATAGCTATCGCGAAACTTCGGAGCGCTTTAGGGGACTCCGCTGAAAATCCGCGATATATCGAGACTCTCCCGAGGCGCGGGTATCGTTTCATCGCGGACGTCTCTTTCGTCGACGGGGATGGCAGGAGACGAACGCCGGAACTAGCATCCACGGATGCGTCTGCTGAATCCGAGATCGGGTATCAGCATAACGGCAACGGGGTAGCCGTTCTGCCCATAAGTGAACCCTCGCCTCAGCTTCAAAGCGCTGAGTTGTCTGTCCCACCCAGGACCCGACGGCCACCGACCAGTCGAGTGCTCATAGCGCTCGCGGCCGCACTGAGTTTGACGATGCTTGCCGTCTTGTTCTTCCTTTCCCGCTACCATAAGCCCGCAGTCATACGGTCTTTGGCGGTGCTCCCGCTAGAGAATCTGTCTGGTGATGCCGCACAGAACTACTTTTCTGATGGGATGACAGACGAGTTGATCACTGACCTGGCGCAGATCAGTGCTTTACGGGTAATCTCCCGCACCTCAACAATGGGATACAAGGGTTCTCATAAGTCGCTGCCCCAAATCGCTCGTGAGTTGAACGTGGACGCGGTAGTAGAAGGCAGCGTGGTTCGTGCCGGCGACCATATTCGCATCACAGCGCAGTTGATCGACGCCTCTACTGACAAGCACATCTGGTCGCAAAGCTATGAGAGTGAGTTGCGAGACACCTTAGCGCTACAGGACCGGGTCGCAAGAGCCATTGCCGAGCAAATTCAAATCAGCTTAACACCGCGCGAAAAAGTTGAGCTGACTAGCGCAACGGTTGTCAATCCGCAAGCTTACGAGTCTTATCTCAAAGGCCGATACTTTTGGAGTAAGCGCACAGCAGAAGGTTTAGAGGCTGCCCTTCATTATTTTAATCAGGCGATCGCAGAAGATCCGAACGATGCTAGGGCCTATTCCGGATTAGCCGACACTTATGCCTTGCTGGGGGACTGGCAATATGCAGTGATGACCCCTAAAGAAGCCTATCCTAAAGCCAAGGCCGCAGCGTTCAAAGCTGTGAATCTGGACAACACGCTCGGGGAAGCACACAACTCGCTTGCATTTGTGCTGGACGGCTTTGACTGGAATTTCGATTCCAGCGGAAAGCAATTCCAACAGGCCATTGAGCTCAATCCGGGATACGCAACTGCTCACCATTGGTTTGCTTGGCACCTGGCTCTGTTGGGCCAGTATGACCAGGCGATTGCCGAAATGAATAAGGCGAGAAGCTTGGATCCGTTATCTCTCATTATTAACTCGGATTTGGCAGAGCTTCTTGTCCTTTCACACTCTTATGACAAAGCGATAGAACAAAGCCATAAGACAATCGATCTGGACCCCAACTTTGCTATGGCACATAATCAGTTAGGCCAGGCGTACCTTCAAAAACACATGTCGGACCAAGCAATCGAAGAACTGCAAAAAGCGGTTGAGCTTTCTGGAGGTAGCCCGACGTGCATCGCTAATCTCGCTCGAGCATATAGTTTATCCGGCAAGAGGAACGAAGCGATAAAGCTGCTGAACGACCTGAAGGGTAGTTCGACGGCCCGGTATTCGTATGCTTCGGAGATTGCCGCCATTTATGTGTCGCTCGGAAATGTGGATGAAGCAATGAATTGGCTTGAAAAAGGCTACCTGGAACGATTTAACCCTGGTGTGCTGATACGGCCGGCGTTCGATCCCATCCGTTCGGAGCCGCGCTTTCAACACCTTGTGCAGCGCGTTGGCTTGCCCGGTTGAGTGACCATTACACCATTTAGGTGGGATGGATGCTGAAGCGAGAGCATCTGCTCCATTTTTCATAGTCATGCAGTAGCTTCCGTCATGCGCTTAAAGCCGCGCCGCGCGGGCGGCGATGGTGCATCGCTCGTGCCACGTCCACATGTTCAGTGGAGGGCATGACGTACGATTTCTTTCGCGCATTCAAATGAGTCGGAGCTGGGAAGGTTGGTACAAGCAGAAGGCGAGGCTTCTGAGGGTAAGGCGGGTCTTGAATTCTTCAAAGTCTGGTAGAAATGGAACCCAGGACGCTCCTAGGTTTCTCATACAAGACGGCTAACACCTGTCCATCGTCTTCTCAAATGCGAGCCTCATCCTGCGGAGCTCTCGGCAAGCGAACCCACAAAGACCTTGGGAAGCGAAAACCCGAACCGCCCTGCCACTCGACCGGGGAGACTAGAGTTGGCGCCCCAAACCGTTCCAGCAGGGGACGGGTAATCGTGGCAGCCGCCATGCGAATCAAGCCGGCTGCTACGCATGAGTGTGAGCCCGACCCTAGAGTGAAATGTGCTCCTTCATTTCGATGGATATCGACCTGATTAGGTTGGGGAAAACGGTCGGGATCGCGGTTTGCGGCGATGATCCTCAGGATGACCTGCTCCCCCTTACGAATTAAGCAACCATTCAGATCGATATCCGCCGTAGCTATTCTTGTGACGGTGCGGGCAAGCCCAGAGTATCGCAGCAACTCCTCTATAGCTTGCTCTATAAGTGCGGGTTGTTGATGCAGTTCGGTCCATTGCAGCGGATATTGGATTAGAGCGAACCAGGCATTTCCCAACAGACAAGGCAGGGTTTGTGAGAGAGCGACGAATCCGGAGCTATCTAGGCGCTCGGGGCTGGAGGGAATGTACCTTCGTATCTCTGCGTTGGCGGCCTTGGCAGAGGCGCGCAGAGCGTGGTCGTAAGGCTCGGCGGCAGCGGCTGAAACGTGTCGGGCGCCTTCATAGAGACGGGCGCCATCGTCCCGGGAGATTCCGGTCGTCATCGCTGCTAAAGAGAGACAAAGCGGCCGTGCGTAATCATCCATCAGATCGACTGGTTTTTCGGTTGATAAACCGTCGGCCACCTCATAGACCTCGCGATTTAATTTATCTCTCCACCTCCTTAATGGCACTGGGGAAAGTGACTCTAGGGCTTCTACTCGTATCCTTGCTCGCTCGCGATCGTCCGGCAGCTCAATCGTTTTCCCCAGACGAGGGCTACTCAGCACAAGACTCGATGTACGAAAGGCTGCGAGAACATCAGAGTACTTGCTGAGAACCCATGCGTTCAGCAGGGGATCGAAATAAGCAGCTTCGGTCTCGGGCGAAGATGGACAGTCGAGTTGATCCTGGCTCCAGCTCGGTATAAGTGGATTGCTTGGTTTTATCGGCATCGCGCAGCCTTGCTTTCATTGTTTAAAGTAGGCGATCAGATCCCGCCGCTCCTCAGCCTTGGGTACATAGAAGTCCATCTTGGCATCCGGTATTACCGAATCTGGACCGCTCAACCACTTATCCAGAGTGGCTTCGTTCCAGGTCAGTCCCGAATTCTTCAATCCTTGGGAGTAGTCAAACCCCGGCACGGTTCCGGCCTTTCTTCCATAAACTCCAGCCAGTTTTGGCCCCTCCTCATTGATCTCCATGGAGTGGCAACCTGTGCAGCGCTTGTCGAATACCATCTTGCCCCGTGTAGCATTCCCAGCCCCAGTCAGCGTCGCCTCGGTGTTACCTGCATTCTTGCCTAACTTCGATAACGCTTCCACGTCAGCCTGGGTAAGCTTGGCGCCCCAGTGAAGTGCCAGGTATTGAAGCGGCGGCATGTCCCCACTCTTTGCCTCACTGCTGATCTTGGCAAACAGCACTTGCTGCTGCTCCACCGACAACAACTCCCATCGAGAGAGATCCATGTGCTTGTGCGCCTCGACGACATCTCGTTCGATCAGCCAGGATCCCGGAGCAACGCGGGCGTAGACTGGCCAATGCGTTTCACTCGAGTGGCAATCCGCGCATTTACTCACCAGCACCCCCTTTGCAGCAGGCGACAGGTTGGCGCCCTCGAGCAGCCTGCCCCGTCCTTGCGCCTCCTCTACATGAGGATTGCCAAACGGATGGACATACCCCAGGCCCGTCATCGAGGCTACGAGAAGCGCCGCAACCAACCAGACGCGCCTCACACCGCCTCCGCCAGCGAAGAGTCGACAACCGCGAGGTGATTATGTCCACGAACGACGTTGACATTAGTTACCCCAAGTACGCTCTCTAGCTTGCCAGCGGGAACTGCCATGGGACCTGGGCCCGCCGCAGTTCCTGGCGCAGGCTGCGGGAATGCCGTCGACATAGCCGTATGAAAGCTGACATTGCCCTCGACCTTCTGCACGATCTGATGTATGTGGCCGTTCAAGACCGTGACCGATCCAAAACGCTTCATGTAGCCCAGCGCGGTCGCCCCATCTTGCGTCCCCCAACCCCATTTCTGATAAACCATCCACAGCGGGATGTGGGCAAACACCACTACCGGTGTCGAGGCGCTGAGCCCGCCTAAATCGGATTTCAGCCAATCCAACTGGTCTGGGCCCAGGTTGCCCATTGCATCCACCTGGACACAATTGTTCAACCCCACAAAGTGGACTCCCTTGTAGTCATGGCTGTACCAGCCGCTTCCCAGCGTCCCTTTGCCAAACCGCTGCTTGTACTGTTCGCCATCGTCAAGCGAGAAATCATGTTCTCCAGGCACATAAAATACCTGCCCCACCTTTGCGTCCTTGATTACCTCTGCGGCGGTATCGAACTCCGCTGGCTTTGAGCTTTGAGTAATATCGCCGGTATGAATCATGAACTCAGGTCGCTTCGCCCCCGCGTGCCCGGCGTTGATCTTATCGATAGCGATTTTCAGCGTGTTGGTCACATTCTGATTAGCCGCTTTATTGAAGCCAATATGACTGTCGCTGATCTGCACAAAGGAGAAATCCTCAACTATATTTTTCTTGGCTGTGCTCGTAGAGTCCGCCAACACCTTCGAAGTCGGTACGCCTGCAACCATCGACCAGATCAGCCCCGTACCTGCCCACGCCATGCACTGCAGAAAGTTGCGCCGGTCGATGCCATCTTCTGCCACGACCAGTTCATTTGTCTGGAGCGCCGTCTCTGCCTGGTTCTCGTGCTTTCCATCGTTTTTCTTCATCGTTAATACCTCTGTGTCAGATAACTGGTTCCTCCTCTTTTTATTCTTGGCAATAGCAAAAATCCGATCGATTGATCTGCCTCCTCTCGCTCTAGAGCAGTGATGTTCCCCGACTGAGTGCTCAGGATGACGAGGACATTCACCTTCCTTGAGCTTTATTCTTCCTGATGGTGTTGGGCTGGAGCTTCTTCTTCTGCAAGAGAAACATCTGGGAACGTCGCAGATGCTCCGGACCTAACGTGCGGGGCAAGCGGTGGAAGTGCTCAGCAAGCTGCCGGAACCGCACCGAAATAGGTGGGAATGGTCGATGGCGAATAGTTACGCCATTGGAAGCACGCGCCGACGAAGCGGGCTCACGGGAAGATTCTCCTGTGAACATCACGCTAGTCGCACGACGCTATTTTGCACCAGAGCCCTCAAAACATGGTTGACGTTGGAGACCAGGCCGACAATCGTCCATTGCACATCTGCAGGATGCGATCCGTGTGTGCCGTTTGTTGTTTACCCGTGTATGAGTTCCCGCAGCTCGATGCTTTCAAAATGGAGCTTAGGAGACGGCTTCTGCTGCGTCACTCTCGGAGCCTGCTGCATAATATCGAACATCGCAAGCGTGAGAGAGCGAAGCAGTGGCTCGTCCCAAGTCCGGCAAGAGGTGCAAGAGCTCACCGATCGAGGAACTGACAAACAACATCACGATGATCGCCGAAGCCGTCACAGTTGCCGTAGCGTGCGGGCTGAACACGGGCAGCAGCAGCAGAGCGGAGAAGAACATCAGCCCGCCAAGGCTCGTGACCAACGCGAACTGGCCCATTCTGCCACGAGCTGGGCTGTCTTTCCTGTGTGCCTCAATACCGCTGTCTCAAGATAATGCTGGGGTTGAGACCTCATTGTGATCGTTGCACAAACGTTCGTTTATGCAACGATATGCTATCGGCTTCTTGGATGGACACATAGGCACAACAATGCGTGAGGCTAGCCTGCCGAGTTCTTCGGCTGATGCAAATACGCACTTGCGCGAGTGATTTCCGGGCGCTGTG includes these proteins:
- a CDS encoding heme-binding domain-containing protein is translated as MRRVWLVAALLVASMTGLGYVHPFGNPHVEEAQGRGRLLEGANLSPAAKGVLVSKCADCHSSETHWPVYARVAPGSWLIERDVVEAHKHMDLSRWELLSVEQQQVLFAKISSEAKSGDMPPLQYLALHWGAKLTQADVEALSKLGKNAGNTEATLTGAGNATRGKMVFDKRCTGCHSMEINEEGPKLAGVYGRKAGTVPGFDYSQGLKNSGLTWNEATLDKWLSGPDSVIPDAKMDFYVPKAEERRDLIAYFKQ
- a CDS encoding metallophosphoesterase family protein codes for the protein MKKNDGKHENQAETALQTNELVVAEDGIDRRNFLQCMAWAGTGLIWSMVAGVPTSKVLADSTSTAKKNIVEDFSFVQISDSHIGFNKAANQNVTNTLKIAIDKINAGHAGAKRPEFMIHTGDITQSSKPAEFDTAAEVIKDAKVGQVFYVPGEHDFSLDDGEQYKQRFGKGTLGSGWYSHDYKGVHFVGLNNCVQVDAMGNLGPDQLDWLKSDLGGLSASTPVVVFAHIPLWMVYQKWGWGTQDGATALGYMKRFGSVTVLNGHIHQIVQKVEGNVSFHTAMSTAFPQPAPGTAAGPGPMAVPAGKLESVLGVTNVNVVRGHNHLAVVDSSLAEAV
- a CDS encoding anti-sigma factor family protein; protein product: MVSVKTSVVVIINGPQLILQRVGATAMQSVNKVSACAGFEASIQCYVDGELTGEECVDVLSHVENCSGCSRALHDTEALSLLVRNGRPSVRVRNALREAVIQAVQRAEPTLSEWRFAANRTSPFKSKPTTGSLSALKNGSFRVRSLFSIVP
- a CDS encoding FAD-dependent oxidoreductase, encoding MKVIIIGAGVGGSCLAHGLLRSGIEVKVFERNARDLLELPGYGIHINPFGQQALYECLPKANWRTFLQKSVRVGGQNRFFDEKLRILADVRGSHLIDGKLIDESLMSISRVELHRILLQGLSHVGVPADIVSWGKVFDRYEVRADGKVGVSFQDGTQETTDVLVGADGSDSLVRKQLLPGVEKVSTKVSLIVGRTHLGWADSLPGIMLDGSPNTVVSRATGSMFLALSRAPVDIKVPSIEVEVAPFVVWAYTVADGTLPPDVEVYSSRQLLDLALERSQHLHGRLWVTMSNSELESVFLVPLKAMPEPPLWDSSVVTLIGNAVRNTTPVFGIGANAALRDAQLLCRSLLTVAKGRGNLTQAISKYEREMRLYASEDVMQSLLIPKKRRQPFSLPATPFLHSVHDRRGIS
- a CDS encoding response regulator gives rise to the protein MKRDHLFSSAGYEVDLVPDGLAGLEMLARKRFSAVIVDLQIPEPAGYGLCKRIATSISGLSLVVLG
- a CDS encoding cytochrome P450; translated protein: MADGLSTEKPVDLMDDYARPLCLSLAAMTTGISRDDGARLYEGARHVSAAAAEPYDHALRASAKAANAEIRRYIPSSPERLDSSGFVALSQTLPCLLGNAWFALIQYPLQWTELHQQPALIEQAIEELLRYSGLARTVTRIATADIDLNGCLIRKGEQVILRIIAANRDPDRFPQPNQVDIHRNEGAHFTLGSGSHSCVAAGLIRMAAATITRPLLERFGAPTLVSPVEWQGGSGFRFPRSLWVRLPRAPQDEARI
- a CDS encoding sigma-70 family RNA polymerase sigma factor gives rise to the protein MRPFGFRLPGVVHFGPSSSQDDGSLAGFEELAIPLFDSLYNFARWLAQNQNDAEDLVQETYLKAMRGYKSFEPGTNFRAWIFQILKNTFLGSCSKLERRMTLALDPEKDLPTTSATPESFLIRHSDIDAVRGAIERLPAILRDVILLCDVEDASYREIADTLSIPIGTVMSRLARARKMVRESLRSTHGSLQSRKSAGTAALKERAHRQLK
- a CDS encoding tetratricopeptide repeat protein; amino-acid sequence: MLAVLFFLSRYHKPAVIRSLAVLPLENLSGDAAQNYFSDGMTDELITDLAQISALRVISRTSTMGYKGSHKSLPQIARELNVDAVVEGSVVRAGDHIRITAQLIDASTDKHIWSQSYESELRDTLALQDRVARAIAEQIQISLTPREKVELTSATVVNPQAYESYLKGRYFWSKRTAEGLEAALHYFNQAIAEDPNDARAYSGLADTYALLGDWQYAVMTPKEAYPKAKAAAFKAVNLDNTLGEAHNSLAFVLDGFDWNFDSSGKQFQQAIELNPGYATAHHWFAWHLALLGQYDQAIAEMNKARSLDPLSLIINSDLAELLVLSHSYDKAIEQSHKTIDLDPNFAMAHNQLGQAYLQKHMSDQAIEELQKAVELSGGSPTCIANLARAYSLSGKRNEAIKLLNDLKGSSTARYSYASEIAAIYVSLGNVDEAMNWLEKGYLERFNPGVLIRPAFDPIRSEPRFQHLVQRVGLPG